Proteins found in one Magnolia sinica isolate HGM2019 chromosome 5, MsV1, whole genome shotgun sequence genomic segment:
- the LOC131246445 gene encoding importin beta-like SAD2 isoform X5 produces MDVPSLAVILQASLSPLPEQRKAAEESLNQFQYAPQHLVRLLQIIVDGNCDTAIRQAASIHFKNFVAKNWSPHEPGEQQKISTTDKDMVRENLLLFIMQVPPLLRSQLGECLKTIIHDDYPEQWPSLLHWIKHNLQGQQVYGALYVLRILSRKYEFKSDEERTPAYLIVEETFPYLLSIFNGLVQTANPMLEVADLIKLICKIFWSSIYLEIPKQLFDANVFNAWMIVFLNILERPVPSEGQPTDPELRKLWSWWKVKKWTVHILNRLYTRFGDSKLQKPENKAFAQMFQKNYAGKILECHLNSLNVILEGGYIPDRVINLTLQYLTNSISKNSMYQLLEPRLDMFLSEIIFPLMCFNDDDQKLWNDDPHEYVRKGYDIIEDLYSPRTASMDFVSELVRKRGKENLQKFIQFIVDILVRYDEALIENKPYRKKDGALLAIGTLCDKLRRTEPYKSELERMLVQHVFPEFSSPAGHLRAKAAWVAGQYADINFSDQNNFRKALHSVVSGLQDSELPVRVDSVFALRSFVEACKDLDEIRPILPQLLDEFFKLMNEVENEDLVFTLESIVDKFGEEMAPYALGLCQNLAFAFWKFMDTSEADDESEDPGALAAVGCLRAISTILESVSRIPHLFIQIEPILLPIMRRMLTTDGQEIFEEVLDIVSYMTFSSPTISLEMWNLWPLMMEALAEWAIDFFENILVPLYNYISRSTTHFLTCKDPDYQQSLWHMLSSIMADKNMEDHDIEPAPKLIEVVFQNCKGQVDQWVEPYLRITVDRLQRTERPYLKCLLVLVIADALYYNASLTFRVLQKLGVATEVFNLWFQMLQQVKESGIHVNFRRIWQGGKW; encoded by the exons ATGGATGTACCGAGCCTTGCTGTTATTCTTCAAGCATCACTCAGCCCTCTCCCGGAGCAGCGAAAAGCGGCAGAGGAGAGCCTTAATCAG TTCCAATATGCCCCCCAACATTTGGTGAGACTGTTACAAATCATTGTCGATGGCAACTGTGATACAGCCATACGACAAGCCGCCAGTATTCatttcaaaaattttgtggctAAAAATTGGTCACCCCATGAGCCTG GTGAGCAGCAAAAGATATCAACGACTGACAAAGATATGGTGAGGGAGAATCTTCttttattcattatgcaagttcCCCCGTTGCTGAG GTCACAGCTTGGTGAGTGCCTCAAGACTATCATCCATGATGATTACCCCGAACAGTGGCCTAGCCTGTTGCATTGGATAAAGCACAACTTACAAGGCCAACAAGTATATGGAGCTTTATATGTATTGAGGATTCTTTCTAGGAAATACGA GTTTAAATCGGATGAAGAGCGGACACCGGCTTATCTCATTGTTGAGGAGACGTTTCCTTATTTATTGAGTATATTTAACGGACTTGTTCAAACTGCCAACCCTATGCTGGAAGTTGCAGATTTAATTAAACTTATCTGCAAAATATTTTGGTCATCGATATAT TTAGAGATTCCGAAGCAGCTGTTTGATGCCAATGTTTTCAATGCATGGATGATTGTGTTCTTGAACATATTGGAAAGGCCTGTTCCTTCGGAAGGCCAGCCAACTGATCCAGAGTTAAGAAAATTGTGGAGTTGGTGGAAAGTGAAGAAATGGACTGTTCACATTTTAAACCGATTGTATAcgcg GTTTGGAGATTCGAAACTTCAAAAGCCAGAGAACAAAGCTTTTGCTCAGATGTTTCAGAAAAATTATGCAGGGAAAATTTTGGAATGCCATCTAAACTCGTTGAATGTGATCCTTGAGGGCGGATATATTCCTGATAGAGTTATCAACCTTACTCTCCAATATTTGACCAACAG CATTTCAAAAAATAGTATGTATCAGTTGCTGGAGCCACGGCTTGACATGTTTCTTTCTGAGATTATTTTTCCACTTATGTGCTTCAATGACGATGACCAAAAGTTATGGAATGATGATCCACATGAGTATGTGCGAAAAGGTTATG ATATCATTGAAGACTTATATAGCCCTCGAACGGCATCCATGGATTTTGTGAGTGAGTTGGTGAGGAAACGTGGAAAAGAAAACCTTCAAAAATTCATTCAGTTCATTGTGGATATTCTTGTAAG ATACGATGAGGCATTGATCGAGAATAAGCCATATCGAAAAAAAGATGGTGCTCTTCTTGCTATTGGAACATTATGTGATAAATTGAGAAGAACTGAACCTTACAAGTCTGAGCTTGAGAGAATGTTGGTGCAACATGTTTTTCCTGAGTTTAGCAGTCCAGCTGGTCATCTTAGAGCAAAG GCGGCATGGGTTGCGGGCCAGTATGCTGACATCAACTTTTCAGACCAAAACAACTTTCGCAAAGCGTTACACAGTGTTGTTTCTGGGTTACAAGATTCAGAGCTTCCAGTACGTGTCGATTCGGTCTTTGCCTTACGCTCGTTTGTTGAAGCTTGTAAAG ATTTAGATGAAATTCGTCCTATTCTTCCTCAATTGCTGGATG AGTTCTTTAAACTCATGAATGAGGTTGAGAATGAGGACCTTGTTTTCACTCTTGAGTCTATTGTAGACAAGTTTGGTGAAGAGATGGCACCTTATGCTCTTGGGTTGTGTCAGAATTTG GCTTTTGCATTTTGGAAGTTTATGGATACCTCTGAAGCTGATGATGAGTCAGAAGATCCTGGTGCTCTGGCTGCTGTTGGTTGTTTGCGTGCCATAAGCACAATTCTTGAATCTGTGAGCCGGATTCCCCATCTTTTTATACAAATCGAGCCCATTTTATTGCCTATAATGAGAAGGATGTTAACTACAGATGGACAAG AGATTTTTGAGGAAGTTTTGGACATTGTTTCATATATGACATTTTCTTCTCCGACAATTTCTTTGGAGATGTGGAATCTTTGGCCCTTGATGATGGAAGCATTGGCAGAATGGGCTATAGATTTCTTTGAAA ATATTCTGGTACCACTGTACAATTACATATCCAGGAGTACTACACATTTCCTCACATGCAAAGATCCGGACTACCAGCAAAGCCTTTGGCATATGCTGTCATCT ATTATGGCGGATAAAAATATGGAGGACCATGATATTGAGCCTGCTCCTAAGCTTATTGAAGTTGTGTTTCAAAATTGCAAAGGTCAGGTGGATCAATGGGTTGAGCCATATCTTAGAATCACAGTTGATCGGTTGCAGCGGACAGAGAGACCATACTTAAAATGCCTCCTTGTACTAGTG